The genomic interval AATAGGAACCTCTGGCAAGGATGTGAGGAGGCCACGAGAGGAAGTAGGGGAGATTTCGGAGGTGTAGACAGGGGCGATGAGGAAGGCGAAGCCGATGCCAACGCCGGCGAAGAAGCGGCCAAACATGAGAAAGGCGTAGTTAGGAGAGAATCCCATGAGGATTGCTCCGGCGAAGAAGATGATGCCGGCAAGCGCAATGGTGTAGCGGCGACCTATCCAGTCTGAGGTTCTGCCGGCGATGAAAGAACCAACCGGCGAGTAGAGGTTGATGATACCATTCAGGATTTCGATTTTCACATCCGACACTCTAAGATCGCGTTGTATGTACAAAGCTGCTCCACTCATCACTCCAATATCTGTagtaattaatatagttatagtatttttaagaaaatcatgGACTGAGAAAAATCAACGAAggaatacaaaatatataagtagCAGTGTAATACTCACCATAACCTAGTAAGATTGAAGTCATGGAAGCTAAAATGGCACAAGCTAAAGCAAACTTGTTTCTTTTGGGTTTGTTTTGAGGATTCAAATCTTGTTTCATAGATACAGCTTCCTCCGTAGCCATCTTTGTTTTGAGGATTATATGCAGTTTTGAGAAGAACACTGACCATATATAATTGGAATTAGGAAGAATCACGTTCCCTGTTCTTATCTTATCTCACACTTCTGCCATTTTCTCTCACTCTTCACTCTCTAGTCAAACAAACGTGCAATAATTTGCTACTAGAAGTTGATCAAAtgtaacttttcattttaataatttaataatattattaaagtaaaaatcacaaaattaataattaagaaaaataattcaactatttaaaaaaaattatattatagcTTTTTTATACAAtacaaaaaacaataattaaagaaaagaatctccgtttttcaaaagttctataaacttaaaaacaagAGAGTatacttaaacaataaaattttgatcataacatataaataagtattttaagaCCAGCAAATATTCCTAAAcaagatgataaaaataaatagaatttaaaaaaaaaaaactaagaaaaaaaaacgtaacTGTACACGAAACAAATACTTCACTAACCATTATCTTTGCTAACAAACTCTATTTCATCACGGGTTTTACGGTATCGGATTGTTTCGGTAGTTGAGATTCACTTATTCGTGCGCCACATGATAAATAcataattgtaattattaattaaaatttaataattgaggttatatttaaataaacttatattattaataaataataaatatataattaaactaatgtaaataaatcaagaaaaaaaatgtatttctaACTTCAAGTAGAAACAACAAAGTGATTATTATTATCAACATTTCTTACTCTtgataataaaaagttttaataaaatcttatcATGGATCTGATCATAACCGAAATAATACCTAGTTCTTCAATTAATGtagaaaaatatcttattatatttaGAGGTGAAATATGTTTCTAATCAttacacttaaatttaaaattaaaattcattattatctcaagttttggtattttttttgtttatatatatatatatatatatatatatatatatatatatatatatagttattttaactaataatattaatcaattttttatgtgttaaatgaTGTTTAAATTGACATTTGAATGGAAacttatgaaataatattaacatttcAAATCTTAATTTCAAACccaaagtaaaaaaattgaagattgaaatgattaaatttatttaatttaaaatttaagactaaattatatcaaaatttaaaataataacaaattttatttttatatccaAATTTACCgactagaaaaatatttatttatttatcttaaaaattttCGACCACctttaaattaatgtaatgagatatctacaaatcatcacaataataataataaaattaaagttacaatactcaaaataaattttaaggtCTTTAAAAATAGAAGCTTTACAagttcattatttaaaaaaaaaaaaaggtatttacACATTTTATGATGATAGAGTTTTTATATTCCTACAATGAATGTGtgttataaagaaacaaaagtaGTTTGTAaccacaaataaataaatcatgaaAAACCGAACAACTTAAAAGATCATGCTAAAATACAATGCCAGTGGCACTTTCAAAACCATTTTCAAATCATACAAGACAGACTCACCTGAATTCTCAACGTAATTTgaataatttccttttaaaatcatacaaaaaccattttaaaaatcatgcaaaacaatTTAAGAGAATTGCTTTTCCTTTTTGAATAATTTCCAAAGAGGTCAAGAAAAGAATATTATGAGTGTGCATCCGTACTTTGAAAACAGATAAATTTACGTAAATCACaaattatagattttataaaaataaataaatttaaaaaatcataattataaataaatcagactaaataaaattgaaatcgCGTTGGAACAGTGTGGCAATATGGCTGGAGTTTACTTTGAACTCTGATAGTCACTGGAATTGTTCCTAAGGCAGACAGAATAATGGAGTTTGTGGAGAAAAGGAATGAGGATAGCTTGCATCTCTATATCTTTTCTAATCAAACAAACCACTAGACACGAAAAATTAACTGATGTAATTTGTGCGTGATTATTAACAgtatttattactattaatattctAGAAATTATTGAGTACTGTTAAGGGAAAGGTTCTAAATTGAAGATATCTGCTATGCTGGCATtactttaatttgaataaaatacaactaaataaattaacacaAAATTAAGTCATTTTAATATAAGATGGTTTCGTTTTCAATACCAAAATCGTGCTTCCTCCGGTTTCATTAAAAGAAACTCTGCCTGGTTACGAAATTATGTCTATTTAGTACGACTTACTCATAATTAATGTTGgctataaattgtatttttttaaatttagatttaataaaaatagattgaatttataatttatatttattttattgtttctgGTCTGTATTCGACCCACGTCGACTTCGGTTGATTTTTGCCTTATTTGAGTTGGGACTCGAGTTAACATTTGATCGATCTTAATTGATTCAACTTGATCATCGATCTTGATTCGATCTTGACTGACTTAAATCAATTCTTCGATTGAACGAACTTCACTCGAAACTGTATGAGTTGCGTGTAGCAATTGTCACGAAATAGACTATCATACTAGTTATACCTTAAAAACAGACCATTACTAGCTTTACtcgaaataaaattatttggcTTGTCGTTGGTCTCTATAAAgtgatagaaataaaaataaaaatagagcaGAAATAAAACTTCAGCAACCagagaaactaaaaacaagTCCACCACAGTTATGTAAAATAATCTATACTGATCTACGCTGCCTCGTGGCACAATTCGGTCGTCTAAGTGTAATATACAAAAGTACTTGACTTCCTTCAAAGTGAGAGAAATTAAAGTAGTTTACAATGAAACAAACACAGCAAACCTTGCACcaagagaagagaaaattttaaactcGTTAGATGATACAccaaaatggtaaaaaaaagaaaagacaaccACCCAAAGTGGCTTAATCAATACCTCACATCCCTCATCTCAATGAAGCTGCAATCCTCACGTTTCTATGGTTGAAAGAATGCAGAACAAGTTGAAAGAGTGTGATCAATAAGAAACACGGATAAAACTCTCTAACACTGTACACGCGAGggccaaaacaataaaaaggaCTATAAAAGAGATGCTGAGCTATTTTTCCACGAAAAAGATGATCTCCGCCCCGGGATTTGGGGTGAGAAGCTAAGCCCAAACATCTCCTTGAGGGCCTTGCCCCTCTCCCAAAACCTAACTAACTTGGCAACTATTGTAGCACTTTGCATTACGTGGTTAATATCATTTTCGCTCCACAAACGGTTCACTAGCTGCATTCTCCTGCGCTTTGAATCCAATGAAATGCCCCACTCCTCGAACAGCCTTATTCTCTCCTTATCGGAAAGCCTCCTCTGCATAAGCTTCACAAGCATTCCTCTTTCTCGCCGAAGTGCTTTCACGCTGTATCCCCAACCAAGCACATACATGAAATGAAATACCCTAGTTAACAAGTTAACCTCCGTGGTGCAAGGAAAATCAATAAACTAAATCAACCATAAACAGGCAATAGCTTTTTGTAGGGGATTATGTGTGGATAAATAATCATATGATCTATTTCTCAACGTAAGTATCACAATGTTTAATGTAGAAATTTTTCGTTGGTCGTATTGGCCAATATGCACATTTGGATTCCGAATAATACAGGAAACTGAGATACATGCAGAAGTGACAGAAAGAGAGAACAGAACCTTGAAGCTAGTGTGATTGTCTGACTATTTCTCACAGACTGGTTTCCATcagaaaatgtttcttttaggAAGGATAGTCTTCTAAGCTCTACTTCCATGTAAATGGAGTCTGTTGGATCACCCCTgaacaaaagaaagaagtaGGTCCTGTGGGACAATGGTACACAGCATGATTGCCACAGTTCAATTATCTCCTTTTGCTGACTCATGAATTGCAGAGACCAATCTAAAGGAGTACCAGGTGTCTCTAACATCGGATCCACACCAACATCTTTCACGTTCCTCTTTCTTCCTGCCTCGTGGTCCTACAATTCAGAAAAGcgtattttttttcaaaagcatCGAGATTAAAATAATGACCTTCAAAAATTCAGAAATTTTAATCATCAAATGGAAAGTTGTGTGAAATTATGAACAGCAGTAGCACATGTAATTTGCAGCACGTAGATATAATCATGTTAACTCTTTCTTTATCCATGCCTGTTAGTATATATACAAATCTTGTTACAGTGGAAGCTGGAGGTTCTACTACCACTTTCTATTGAAAAGGCAGAACCTTCCATAATTAAATGACAGATAAGGAAATTCCTACTAGAGTATTTGTTGTAAACACTACAATCTAAAAGTCATATATTTGCCCTGATAAAGATTATCAGTTTATCTGTTATCTGCATGATTGTGAGTGATCAATATTGCATAAATAGTAAACAGTCTCCCATACTTaggaagagaaaattaaaagatgtgTAATACTAAGGAAAATAAGGACTTATTCTCACCTGACCATCAACAAGCTGCTTTTCATATTCTTGTTTGACCATTTCTTTCATCCCAGCAACAAAAGTCTGGATGCTAGCAATATCCTCATCAGCAGATGTTCTGATGCTGCTTGCTCTAAGATCATCCACAGAAAGACTTCCCATCGAAGACTGAGAACCATTCCTTAACAATTTTATGGAACCATCATAATTTAATGGAGGAAACTTCCTCCGCAAACCATCTGGCCTTCCAGGGAATCCTTTGTCATATCCATTGGCCGGAGTCCTCTGTATTTCTCCCATTGACTCCGGAGAACCAGTCATGTGATACTCCGTACAACTCCAGCTTCTAGTTAATTGAAGATTCCTATGATTTGACATATTTTCTGACATGACCCTTGGAGATTGTTCATCAGGGGAAGGACATACGAGAGAATCAATGGTTGACTGTACATCATGCAGCCTCTGCTCCAGAAGTGCTGAATTTTCTTGGATCTGACTGTCTCCAGCATCTTCATTCAAATGTGAAGATATTTCCTGGCTTGTTCCACTTTCCTCTCCAGATATTGCTGAAGTTAACTCCCCATTGTCAACACATCGAACTTCCTTGCAGTAATCTTCAGTGTCTTCTGTACAACCAAAAATAGGTAACAAATTATTGGATCTGATGCAGTTCCACCAAAGAATCTCATCATTATTATCAAACTATGTACACTACAGGCATAGATATGCATGCAAGAACCTACCATCAGGATTACTTCCACTGTCTCCGTCATTATAATGAGGGTCGTTGAACTCTCTGATGTGTGTATTAGGACGATGAGGACCACAAATGCTCGATGACTCTGATACTGAACAGTCATCATCCCATATATCTTCCCCTTCCTGCACATTCAGATTAATGATTAATAATGCTGGCCCGAAAAATGCAATCTCAATTCAGAGGCACGACATCAAACATGTAACAAATCACGAAATAGACACTACTTTTTCCGATATCTGCTCCTTTCCGACCATGCGCAGCAAATCTTCAACCCTTGATTGAGCCAGGTCACGTTGCTTAGTTAGCTCCCTAATTTCCTTCTCCAtctgaataattgaaatttcattatttcatttaatatgaACATGCAAGGAGCAGAGAAAACACAGAAATATTAACAAGCATTagcctaaaaaatatttcatttagtaTCAATAAAACTATATCAAAGATATCGATTTTTTTCCCAAAAAACAAGGCTACTAACCTATATAAAATGGCTAAATTCAAGTGTTATCAGGGAGAGTGTGACACATGTTGAAAACATGAACAGTAagatatatttaagaaaaccCCTGCTctatcgaaaaaaaaaaaaaaaaaactactgaGGCAAACAAATCCATTTGAGGTCTATTCTAAGGTTTTGCAATCCTTCTTAAAGATAGGATACATAAATTCACAGGGCGGTATTGGTCAAGAACACAAGTAGCCAGAAAAGAGAGGTGAATACACAAGATATGCCCACAATCAATACAAACATTATAGCACAAGAATTCAAACAGTAAGTAAATTATACAACCTTCTCTATCTGGAGATCTTTCTTTCTCAACAATGTTGCATAATCACAATTGGCAGTAACGGGACCAGGAGTTTTCAACTCACTCTCCAATCTAGCCACCTCTTTCTGCAAATGCTTTACCAAGGCCTTATCAGACATCACAACATTAACCTGTGCTTTAGTGGTAACTTCTTTTGCACAACAAGCAAAAAGAAGTGTGTTTCTGGTCTGATCAACATGACTTCGTGCAGGGCTCAAAGTGCAAATGATAGCCGTCCTAGCATTTCCACCCAAGCAAGGCTGCAGTATACGTGTCAACTTGGAATCTCTGTAATTGATGTGTCCATGTCTTCCGTTACTGCATTATTCACATCGAGTCAATGGATTTATTAAACAGTTATGGGATAGCTCCTGCATCAAAGTTCTGAACATACAGAAGATCTCTAGTGTAAAGATACCTACAATTAGCCACAGATACAAAATAATCTGccttcctttttctcacaatttCTCAACGATgaatgaaataaacataatattaacaAGACGATgaatgaaataaacataatattaactAGATTTCATCTCTCTAACGGAAGAGTTTCATATGTATAAATTAACTAAAGAGGCTACCCtaattctttatatatagaaaCGCTATCCTACTATGACATTATAATAGTCTAAGTTCCATATAGAAAACCAGACACCTTATAACCAGAAGGTTATAAAGAAAAACTAGAATAATATGATTaagcaataataaaattaaaagtcatgGGAAGAggtgaaattaaataaatttgatgtaGATTTTCTAACTATATTAGAAACTGCATAAATAAGGAAAGCCCCATAAACTGAGGAGTGAGTAGACAACCTAAGCTTGCGAATAACTGTTCCAAGAGTAAGTAAACTCCGGTTTATATGGCAACCTTCTTTTAGTCTCATCCCAGCTGATGATGCCTGAGATGCACGCTCACTCCCTGCCAAATCAACAAAATTCTgcagagaaacaaaaaaaaaataactataaaagcTTTGATAATGACCACAATAGGAGGGGTATTTTAAAGAATGTAAATCATACCACACTAGCTACTAGGGTGGCTGAGTTTCCTTTGCCTAGGAATTCCCTGGCAGAACTTTCCATTGTCTGAAATGTTGCAACTCCGTTAATGGAAGTCTATCAGCAAAAAATATTAAGCACAATATTTTAAGCATGCAAGGGGAAGGCACATACCAATCTGATAATTTGGTGAGATCTAGAACTCTTCTCATTTAAGTATGTCTCTCCCACCTGCCTCTGAGCTGCAAGAATAAATAAAGTAAGCAATACAATAATGCCTACTATTGACTACCCTGTAACAAGAAAACTAAGCAAAGTCTTTTACTTTTACCTTCACTGAAGGCTATAAGCTCTTTTAAATGTCCCCAGTCTCGAAGAGTCTCCTCTGTGAGTTTCTCTAAAATGGGGCCTCTCtgatttgaaaataatgaatCATTAAAACAACAGTTGATTatgcaatattttttatgaCACTTTTATCCAATATAAAGGCATTATTCACCTCTGGATCATCACGTAGCCTAAGAGGAGTGTTGTCCGTACTGAGGAGGTCCCGAACAATTTCATTGTAAATTTCAATTGCTGAGAACTTCAATATAAATGCTCTTTCTTCAtgctaaaaaggttaaaattatCTTGTCAACAGcacttattaataatattataggCTCTGGTGGAGAATGATAGCCAATAATTAAACAAGaatatatatcaatataataGTATAGTTACCCTCTTTATATAGTCAAAAATATCAGCAACAGCGTATTCGGTTATTCCAACCATCGTATATGTCTTTCCACTACTTGTTTGCCCATATGCAAAAATACTGGCTGAAAGAATATATAATACCTATATTAATCAAGATGGGCAATGAGTATAAGAAACTAGCCATCGTGAGAATATATACTCACAGTTAATTCCACCAACAACTGAAAGAGCGACTTCTTTGGCTCCTTCCTCATATACCTGCCTTGTGGCACAATCACCCCGAAATACTTTGTCTATCACCAATAATAAAAGCcgatcaaaaaaaaaaaatcaccaatgataaaaaaagaaaagtttagaAACATTCCGCCCATAATCAATGGATTTCCAGTTCgatatctttattaaaaattaaaacttgtaaAGTATATATCATACGACAAAAACTTGGCAAAATGCAATTCAAGCATAGTAAtactacatttaaaaattaaagtttaaacaaaaGTGGGATTGACAGTTAGCAAGCGGTGCTAATTCATCCACCAAATAtttgcatcaaaattaattattttccaaAGTCGGGCCACGCAAATTAGGAAAAAAGTGCATTACCTCAGAATTGAGTCGACGCAATGCAATCCTAAACTAATcgaaatgtaaaaataactaaatgtCTTTCTTCAGGTAAGGGAAACAGATCCCTATGGAGTTTAGGACTGCATATTTACCAAATTTAACCCGAGTTAAGTCCTCAGTACTTTGTTAATGTCAATATAAACCTGAAACTGAATAACTCAGTTTCAATGGCAacaaaaaaatccaaataataaagcaacatttagattaaaaaaaagggATTTGCTTACCAAATGTGTAGGCACTTGGAAATGTGGATCCCTCACGAAGTGTGTTCCGATACAAGATGGTAGTATCATTGATGCATTCCCAGTCTGCTGATTCATTAGCAGTAATCTCCTTCTCGTTCAGAGGCCTCAGCCTTATTGACACAAGAATCTTCTCTTCGCGGCCACTCACTCCTTGCATCTTCTCCCATTTCAGCAGCTCTTCTCCAGCGATAGCTCCCATGTCTCGCTGTACCCAATGTTTTCTCCGACCCAATTAACAAGCTAAGAAGACCTCAGAAAAAGCTCATGACTCCTAAAAGTGGACAAGTGGGGTGGTTGATTATTAAAGCTATTGATTATTTCCCAAAGTGCAagcatataaaagaaaagaacagagAGTTTACAAAAAATACTAAGCCCCTAATTAAATGTAAGAAGATAATCACAATTCATAATCATGAAATGACCAAACTCAGAAAAGGTAGCCACCCGTTAATTTCGGTTGATAAATAAATACTCGATAACAGCAATAGCGAGCTAACTATAGATTATATTTATATCCAACCAACGAAAAAAAGACCAAGACAATACAGAATGCTAACTAATTACGCTTTAATCATCAGTAAACTATCGGCGGTTGGCAACATATCACGACCTAAAAGACTTCTGTTTAAAGAGAGATGATCAATCATGACTTTAATTTAGTCCGATTAAAGGACATACgggtcttttacttttattctttggTACTAAGCTTCATAGGGagagaagaataaagaagaaggagcgagggaaaagaaaaattaaaaagaaaaaagggctGGCTGGGGCCAAACAAAGCATAAAAAGCGAGGTTCCCTTTTTTATTAATCCTTCCTTCAACAATGAACCAATTGTAATGTAACAATAGAAAACTTTCAACAGCAGCGACCCTGATAACGCTTGAGAACGAAGTAACAGagttttacataataataaatatgaaattgacCCTGAACTGGTAGTTTTGCACAGCACAACACAACCTGGTCCCCAACCAACAGGAAAACGAGGCCATCCTtccttttcagtttttttaatccTTCTATTTATTTTCACTTCTGGCCAATTAACAAAAGCATCACAAACACTCACTCTCCCACTCAGTCTCATACACATCATATTTTGCAAACCAAGGGATTTTCACCTCTCAACCTCTCCGTCTTTTTCGCCACACCGTAACACCGATAACCTAATTCACATTCACAGCACAACGTAGCTTATTTACGAATCTGCAACAACCTCTACTATTTTTTGCAGCTGCTTTATCTGTAATCACAATTCAGAAATAGGATACGAACCAAAATAGAAACAATTTATCATCTCCGCTTCTATCAAACAAATGCCACGTTGATTCACAACAAAGTGCTCCAAATCACCTCGAGTGAACATTTTGGAACTTAGCAAGTATATTCTTCTTCATTCGCCGGCACAAGCCACAACGTAGCGTTAGTAACAATCAGattctgttaaaaaaaaaaaaaaaaacacagcgAGAATAGTAATCGAGAAGAAGAAACATACTCGGTGCGGAATAGAACAGTGTGAATCCGTAACAACTTCACTTTACGAATCACGAACCGCGATCTGAAACAGAGCACAATGCGACTTACAGAGAGTATTCGGTTGCTTCCTCTCTCTCTCCCAGAGTCTGAAGCTCACACGCATCATAGTTGAGACTGGACCAGCGGGCGCGTAAATCTGATGCGGTGTCAATTTCTTCcatctctctatttttttctttttttcttcctatttttttaatttgacttttaGTTATTTTTGCTTACTGTGGTGGGAAGAGAATGTAAATGACGAACGTGTCCCTGCTTTTTGGTCATGAATTCTTGTACCCCACTCACGTGTGAGAGGGGCATTGGAGTATTTAAGAGTGAGGGCGTGAGCGGTTGTCACCCAAACGCCGCCTAGGCACGTGCGGAGTGTGGAGAAAGCGGTTGCGATTCTACCCACTAGCGTTAATGTCTTAATGACTGTCTTTGAGAAACCGTCCACACGGATAAAGATCCAATCGCGAGAATCCACACGTTTGGAAGTTTGTGTCTAACGGTCACTACAGTGAATAAATAAACTACTGTAGCACTTGCTCCGTTTGTTTATTTACGAATgagttttctattttatctgTAATCactgtttaattaataataattttgattagcACCACGAGTTGGTCTTCATTTATGGCAGATCGATACTCATAAATCCAATATATTTTCAACGGAAAACATTTATCACGAATAAAGGAAGACTTCTGTTTGAAGAGATATATTGCAcccatttttatatatttaattataatcaaacTAATTCGTATTGattaaatatagtaat from Vigna radiata var. radiata cultivar VC1973A unplaced genomic scaffold, Vradiata_ver6 scaffold_393, whole genome shotgun sequence carries:
- the LOC106780538 gene encoding LOW QUALITY PROTEIN: kinesin-like protein KIN-7E (The sequence of the model RefSeq protein was modified relative to this genomic sequence to represent the inferred CDS: inserted 1 base in 1 codon), with the protein product MGAIAGEELLKWEKMQGVSGREEKILVSIRLRPLNEKEITANESADWECINDTTILYRNTLREGSTFPSAYTFDKVFRGDCATRQVYEEGAKEVALSVVGGINSSIFAYGQTSSGKTYTMVGITEYAVADIFDYIKRHEERAFILKFSAIEIYNEIVRDLLSTDNTPLRLRDDPERGPILEKLTEETLRDWGHLKELIAFSEAQRQVGETYLNEKSSRSHQIIRLTMESSAREFLGKGNSATLVASVNFVDLAGSERASQASSAGMRLKEGCHINRSLLTLGTVIRKLSNGRHGHINYRDSKLTRILQPCLGGNARTAIICTLSPARSHVDQTRNTLLFACCAKEVTTKAQVNVVMSDKALVKHLQKEVARLESELKTPGPVTANCDYATLLRKKDLQIEKMEKEIRELTKQRDLAQSRVEDLLRMVGKEQISEKEGEDIWDDDCSVSESSSICGPHRPNTHIREFNDPHYNDGDSGSNPDEDTEDYCKEVRCVDNGELTSAISGEESGTSQEISSHLNEDAGDSQIQENSALLEQRLHDVQSTIDSLVCPSPDEQSPRVMSENMSNHRNLQLTRSWSCTEYHMTGSPESMGEIQRTPANGYDKGFPGRPDGLRRKFPPLNYDGSIKLLRNGSQSSMGSLSVDDLRASSIRTSADEDIASIQTFVAGMKEMVKQEYEKQLVDGQDHEAGRKRNVKDVGVDPMLETPGTPLDWSLQFMSQQKEIIELWQSCCVPLSHRTYFFLLFRGDPTDSIYMEVELRRLSFLKETFSDGNQSVRNSQTITLASSVKALRRERGMLVKLMQRRLSDKERIRLFEEWGISLDSKRRRMQLVNRLWSENDINHVMQSATIVAKLVRFWERGKXPQGDVWA